In Coriobacteriaceae bacterium, a single window of DNA contains:
- a CDS encoding U32 family peptidase: protein MAIRPVEPSGQCESELAAAEVALPELLAPAGGLDQMLAAIAAGADAIYAGLDGFNARVSAHGFSDDEFARGCAVAHAHGVRVYVTLNVFVFDDELADAVALGAHAHALGADALIVADAGLACALRAAIAGVEIHLSTQAGAHSEGAVQLAAKELGVERVTTARELNVAEIGTLCATGVPIEVFCHGAICIGYSGACEFSALRRGRSAMRGDCTQPCRLSYDLADEAGQSVVAVEGDRLLCPRDYLGIARLPELVAAGVASLKIEGRMKNPDYVFNVVRVWRRALDMLRDGTWDADAVPTLERELGRSFNRGFTDAYLRGRSGAELMSFERAINQGVRVGHLVAVGHEEVTVELDAAVAAGDTLEIRFYPGADARPDVPKRWPQVPCPVDAAAGERVVVHCKRKVDAGCEVYLIRSAGVLGQTAAVLERMRVEADTVAPVERSVEVLPFEGVLADGDVPTELAEPGEPAKREDFARMVFAWELMDVDPRDERDLSDATVVLDEVCRAGDAERTRALMQRAGRVVCRNLGQVAMARELGTAFDVAAPVFCANRATLAWLRGLGAGWVYLPAELLSNDRERIAELAAEPGVLGPFDADCPELMVCEHCLLTAEGVCATDATGQVRCRDCLRRRQVRYLVERDGTRLPVAIDACGRTRIFLS from the coding sequence ATGGCGATTCGGCCGGTGGAACCGAGTGGACAATGCGAAAGCGAGCTGGCGGCGGCTGAAGTGGCGCTGCCCGAGCTGCTGGCGCCTGCTGGCGGACTCGACCAGATGCTCGCGGCGATTGCGGCGGGTGCCGATGCCATCTATGCGGGGCTGGACGGATTCAACGCTCGAGTGAGCGCGCATGGCTTTAGCGATGATGAGTTCGCGCGCGGTTGTGCCGTGGCCCATGCCCATGGCGTGCGTGTGTACGTGACGCTCAACGTGTTCGTGTTCGATGATGAGCTTGCCGACGCCGTGGCGTTGGGGGCGCATGCGCACGCGTTGGGTGCCGATGCGTTGATTGTGGCCGATGCCGGGCTGGCCTGTGCGCTTCGTGCGGCGATTGCGGGGGTCGAGATTCACCTGTCCACCCAAGCGGGCGCTCACAGCGAGGGCGCCGTGCAGTTGGCTGCCAAGGAGTTGGGAGTTGAGCGCGTGACGACTGCGCGCGAGCTGAACGTGGCGGAGATTGGGACGCTTTGCGCTACTGGCGTGCCCATAGAGGTGTTCTGTCACGGTGCTATTTGCATTGGTTATTCAGGCGCGTGTGAGTTTTCGGCCCTGCGGCGCGGACGGTCGGCGATGCGCGGCGACTGCACACAGCCGTGCCGTCTGTCCTATGACTTGGCGGACGAGGCGGGGCAGAGTGTTGTTGCTGTCGAAGGGGACCGCCTGCTTTGTCCGCGTGACTATCTGGGTATCGCGCGCCTGCCGGAGCTTGTTGCCGCCGGCGTGGCATCGCTCAAGATCGAGGGCCGCATGAAGAATCCCGACTACGTCTTTAACGTGGTGAGGGTGTGGCGTCGGGCGCTCGATATGCTGCGCGACGGCACATGGGATGCCGATGCGGTGCCGACGCTTGAGCGCGAGCTGGGGAGGTCGTTCAACCGCGGCTTTACCGATGCGTATCTGCGGGGTCGTTCGGGCGCCGAGCTCATGAGCTTTGAACGCGCGATCAACCAGGGCGTGCGCGTGGGCCACTTGGTGGCGGTGGGTCACGAAGAGGTGACGGTTGAGCTTGATGCCGCCGTGGCGGCGGGCGATACGCTCGAGATCCGATTTTACCCGGGTGCCGACGCGCGTCCCGATGTGCCCAAGCGCTGGCCACAGGTGCCTTGTCCCGTGGATGCCGCTGCGGGAGAGCGCGTCGTTGTCCATTGCAAGCGCAAGGTGGATGCGGGCTGCGAGGTCTATCTGATTCGCAGCGCAGGCGTGCTGGGGCAGACGGCAGCGGTGTTGGAGCGTATGCGGGTCGAGGCAGATACGGTCGCGCCTGTTGAGCGGTCCGTTGAGGTGTTGCCGTTTGAGGGCGTTCTGGCAGATGGTGATGTGCCGACGGAGTTGGCGGAGCCGGGGGAGCCGGCAAAGCGCGAGGATTTTGCTCGTATGGTCTTTGCCTGGGAACTGATGGATGTGGATCCGCGCGATGAGCGGGATCTGTCCGATGCGACGGTGGTGCTCGACGAAGTGTGCCGCGCAGGCGACGCCGAGCGGACTCGGGCGCTTATGCAGCGTGCCGGGCGTGTGGTTTGCCGCAACCTGGGGCAGGTGGCGATGGCCCGCGAGCTGGGCACGGCGTTTGACGTGGCGGCGCCGGTGTTCTGTGCCAATCGGGCCACGCTTGCCTGGCTGCGCGGGCTTGGCGCGGGGTGGGTATACTTGCCTGCCGAGTTGCTCAGCAATGACAGGGAGCGTATTGCCGAGCTGGCTGCTGAACCCGGCGTCTTGGGTCCGTTCGACGCCGACTGTCCCGAGCTTATGGTGTGCGAGCACTGCCTGCTGACCGCCGAGGGCGTCTGCGCCACCGATGCGACGGGGCAGGTCCGTTGCCGCGACTGCTTGCGTCGTCGGCAGGTGCGCTATCTGGTCGAGCGTGACGGTACGCGTCTGCCAGTTGCCATCGACGCATGCGGCAGGACGAGGATTTTCCTGTCGTAG
- a CDS encoding PBP1A family penicillin-binding protein, translating to MGPRQRQGRGRSKTHALPMILLSFLGFLLIAGVAFGIGMIGNVNRWLSDLPDYTDANAYLASEPTDIVDCNGNTIASFYTQNRKSITKDQVSPYVLQGTVDVEDERFYEHGGIDLWGIARASVATLTGGHEGASTITQQLVRNTILQEEQFDSTIERKVREAYIAIKMEDMYSKDDILMMYLNTIYYGHGAYGIEAAAETYLSKTAADLTLSEAALLIGLPNSPSQYDPTVNPDLALSRRNKVLDNMLRLGHITQEEHDAAQAEPITLNVTEISGSGVDVYSQPYFVAYVKQLLEQEFSTDVLFKGGLTVKTTIDPTMQQVAEEAVRSQLDTLSLDGLDMGMVVVDPKTGYIKCMVGGYDYNADENHVNHATAKRPVGSTFKAFTLATAIQNGMNPNVTLNCNSPLKAKGTTTEVQNYGNQSYGNITLKQATAYSSNTGYIQVAEAIGNDKIMSLVKKLGIDPAKDNIEDVPVMTLGTGSISPLEMASAYATFANGGYYRQPIAITEIDSRTGSVLYQHTDNPTQVLTEGEAAAVTDVLSGVMQGSGTGAAGALSVNQPYAGKTGTTDNTTNLWFCGFTPQLACALWTGYSAGEIPIQKYGSDLLGDSTNLPVFKKFMNTVLAGTEREEFSTGTAPTYKNNSVWKFYGTSNAKKSEDKDDKDDKDEGATTTTTTTTTTETTGGDTTGGNGTTGGDGTTGGGDGSGGEGGSPTPTPTPTPTPDPTPTPDPTPTPDPSTGQ from the coding sequence ATGGGTCCTCGCCAACGACAGGGGCGCGGTCGCTCCAAGACGCATGCCCTTCCCATGATCTTGCTCTCGTTTTTGGGCTTTCTGCTTATCGCGGGCGTAGCGTTTGGCATCGGCATGATCGGCAACGTCAACCGCTGGCTGTCCGATCTGCCCGACTACACCGATGCCAACGCGTATCTGGCGAGCGAGCCCACCGACATCGTCGACTGCAACGGCAATACCATTGCGAGTTTCTACACGCAAAACCGCAAGTCCATCACCAAGGACCAAGTGTCCCCGTACGTGCTGCAGGGCACCGTTGACGTTGAGGACGAGCGCTTCTACGAGCACGGCGGCATCGACCTCTGGGGCATTGCACGCGCATCGGTGGCAACCCTCACCGGCGGCCACGAGGGCGCATCGACCATCACCCAGCAGCTGGTTCGCAACACCATCTTGCAGGAGGAACAATTCGACTCGACCATCGAGCGTAAGGTGCGCGAGGCCTATATCGCCATCAAGATGGAGGATATGTACTCCAAAGACGATATCCTCATGATGTACCTCAACACCATCTACTACGGCCATGGAGCATATGGCATCGAGGCCGCCGCCGAGACCTATCTGTCCAAAACCGCCGCCGACCTCACCCTGAGCGAGGCCGCGCTGCTGATCGGCCTTCCCAACTCGCCCTCGCAGTACGACCCCACGGTTAATCCCGACTTGGCGCTGTCCCGCCGCAACAAGGTTCTGGACAACATGCTGCGTCTGGGCCACATCACGCAGGAAGAGCACGATGCCGCGCAGGCTGAGCCCATCACGCTTAACGTGACCGAGATTTCGGGCAGTGGCGTCGATGTGTACTCTCAGCCCTACTTTGTCGCCTACGTTAAGCAGCTGCTTGAGCAGGAGTTCTCCACCGACGTGCTCTTTAAGGGCGGTCTGACCGTCAAGACCACCATCGACCCCACCATGCAGCAGGTGGCCGAGGAGGCCGTGCGCTCGCAGCTCGACACGCTTTCGCTCGACGGACTGGACATGGGCATGGTCGTCGTTGACCCCAAGACCGGCTACATCAAGTGCATGGTGGGCGGCTACGACTACAACGCCGACGAGAATCACGTGAACCACGCTACGGCAAAGCGCCCCGTGGGCTCCACGTTTAAGGCCTTTACGCTGGCAACTGCCATCCAAAACGGTATGAACCCCAACGTCACCCTCAACTGCAACTCGCCGCTCAAGGCCAAGGGCACCACGACCGAGGTGCAAAACTACGGCAACCAGAGCTATGGCAACATCACGCTTAAACAGGCAACGGCATACTCATCCAACACCGGCTACATTCAGGTGGCCGAAGCCATCGGCAATGACAAGATCATGTCGCTCGTCAAAAAGCTTGGCATCGATCCCGCCAAGGACAATATCGAGGACGTTCCCGTCATGACGCTCGGCACCGGGTCCATCTCACCGCTCGAGATGGCATCTGCCTACGCAACGTTTGCCAACGGTGGCTACTACCGTCAGCCCATCGCCATTACCGAGATCGACTCGCGTACCGGCTCGGTTCTGTACCAGCACACTGACAATCCCACGCAGGTGCTCACCGAAGGCGAGGCTGCCGCGGTTACCGACGTTCTATCCGGCGTCATGCAGGGCAGCGGCACGGGTGCCGCCGGCGCGCTGAGCGTCAACCAGCCCTATGCCGGCAAGACGGGCACCACTGACAACACCACCAACCTGTGGTTCTGCGGCTTCACGCCGCAACTGGCATGCGCCCTGTGGACCGGTTATTCCGCAGGCGAGATTCCCATCCAAAAGTACGGTTCGGACCTGCTGGGCGACAGCACCAACCTGCCCGTCTTTAAGAAGTTCATGAACACCGTTCTTGCGGGCACCGAGCGCGAGGAATTCTCGACCGGAACGGCTCCCACGTACAAGAACAATAGCGTCTGGAAGTTCTACGGCACTAGCAACGCCAAGAAGTCGGAGGACAAAGACGACAAAGACGACAAAGACGAGGGAGCAACCACCACGACGACTACCACCACGACGACCGAGACCACGGGTGGCGATACGACCGGCGGCAACGGTACCACCGGCGGAGACGGTACGACCGGCGGCGGCGACGGTAGCGGCGGCGAGGGCGGCTCTCCTACCCCCACCCCTACTCCCACGCCCACACCCGATCCTACGCCTACCCCCGATCCTACGCCCACGCCCGACCCCTCTACGGGCCAGTAA
- a CDS encoding ArgR family transcriptional regulator translates to MAKKRNGRQDAIRDIVRNKDVRTQRVLVDELRAMGFDCTQATVSRDIADMGLRKLPEGIYVLAEDLHLQRMVSELVTGVLRTDNLVMIKVQPGTASGIAAAVDAAELPDVLGSLAGNDTILVIAQTAEDGERLEALINKLSNSHK, encoded by the coding sequence ATGGCCAAAAAACGCAATGGGCGCCAGGATGCCATCAGAGATATTGTTCGCAATAAGGACGTACGTACGCAGCGCGTTTTGGTAGACGAGCTTCGCGCCATGGGTTTCGATTGCACGCAGGCGACCGTTTCGCGCGACATCGCGGACATGGGACTGCGTAAGCTCCCCGAGGGCATCTATGTCCTTGCCGAGGACTTGCATCTGCAGCGCATGGTTTCCGAGTTAGTTACTGGCGTACTGCGCACCGATAATCTGGTTATGATCAAGGTGCAGCCCGGTACGGCTTCTGGTATTGCCGCAGCGGTCGATGCCGCGGAGCTGCCCGACGTGCTTGGCTCGCTTGCCGGCAACGACACGATCTTAGTCATTGCGCAGACGGCCGAGGACGGCGAACGCCTTGAGGCGCTCATCAACAAGCTGAGTAACTCTCACAAGTAG
- a CDS encoding glycosyltransferase translates to MNGSLLLAVERTENLVRRGSHPRLSVILIVEGSPSYTMRALESIQNQDLYDLQIVVVCRGVVAGVRHSLEVAADRDIHIDLIDVEDPVPGACLRAGFAASRGSQIIAMNANEWFAPQSLSQMVESSCDASADIVFPSVSLDRYDVHRERHSRVLDAISVSEDEDRAACLTQLVSCGLIRQTSGVLYDRALFEACLAHGDAFRTVSFLTLALSQAKRVSGCGHARFHAVAPSITETFDPTMFARLSDDIGALDRLADSLAVAGGGDQLKLVCQRYYYAGLVACIENLCLSPHGVSSIERSARLHDMLEAQRTRQMVAALKGNHRGLGLLYGSIASAKPMRCALYTHLVAFFNRSGVRTV, encoded by the coding sequence ATGAACGGCAGTTTGTTACTGGCTGTCGAGAGGACGGAAAACTTGGTTCGACGTGGTTCGCATCCGCGACTTTCGGTGATCCTGATTGTTGAGGGTTCGCCCAGTTATACGATGCGTGCTCTCGAGAGCATCCAGAACCAAGACCTCTACGATTTGCAGATTGTCGTCGTTTGCCGCGGCGTGGTAGCTGGTGTGCGTCATTCGCTCGAAGTTGCTGCCGACAGAGATATTCATATTGATTTGATTGATGTTGAGGACCCAGTGCCTGGCGCCTGCCTGCGTGCCGGCTTTGCGGCTTCGCGCGGCTCCCAGATCATTGCGATGAATGCCAATGAGTGGTTTGCGCCGCAGTCCCTTTCGCAGATGGTCGAAAGCTCCTGCGACGCTTCTGCTGACATCGTGTTTCCCTCTGTTTCGCTCGATCGCTACGATGTTCACCGCGAACGTCATTCCCGAGTTTTGGACGCGATATCCGTTTCTGAAGATGAGGACCGGGCGGCTTGCCTGACCCAATTGGTTTCCTGTGGTTTAATCCGACAGACCTCTGGCGTGCTGTATGATCGCGCCCTTTTTGAGGCGTGCCTTGCGCATGGCGATGCGTTTCGCACGGTGTCTTTTTTGACGCTCGCGCTTTCGCAGGCAAAGCGCGTTTCGGGATGTGGCCATGCCCGTTTTCATGCAGTGGCGCCGTCGATTACGGAGACGTTTGACCCCACAATGTTTGCCAGGCTTTCTGATGATATCGGGGCGCTCGACAGGCTTGCCGACTCGCTTGCCGTCGCGGGCGGTGGCGATCAGTTGAAGCTGGTCTGCCAGCGGTATTACTACGCCGGCCTGGTTGCCTGCATCGAAAATTTGTGTCTGAGCCCCCATGGGGTGTCTTCAATAGAGCGTTCGGCCCGTTTGCATGATATGCTCGAAGCGCAGCGTACCCGTCAGATGGTTGCGGCTCTTAAGGGCAATCATCGGGGCTTAGGTCTGCTCTATGGTTCGATAGCTAGTGCCAAGCCTATGCGATGCGCGTTGTATACGCATCTGGTGGCCTTTTTCAATCGTTCGGGCGTCAGGACTGTCTAG
- the truA gene encoding tRNA pseudouridine(38-40) synthase TruA: protein MTAPSDFNSTPELDATLVFRVAYDGSSYSGFAEQPGQTTVAGELRRAIETLLRRPIDLTCAGRTDAGVHAVAQYISVPVTDAELAYTRRRWLRAMDALLGKDIAINEVYKARKGFSARFDARSRTYTYRIADRDARPVLSRGAVWWYRYPLDVDAMAAACPALLGEQDFKSFCKVASAVGKPTHRCVMRAEFGHEAAFGEDILTFTIEGNAFLHSMVRTIVGTLVEIGMHRRDPEWMREVIDACDRTAAGPTAPACGLTFMGVDYDPAELAVLD, encoded by the coding sequence ATGACTGCGCCGTCTGATTTCAATTCGACCCCCGAGCTCGACGCCACCCTTGTATTTCGCGTGGCCTACGATGGCTCCTCCTATAGCGGATTTGCCGAGCAGCCGGGCCAGACGACGGTTGCGGGCGAGCTGCGCCGTGCCATTGAGACGTTGCTGCGCCGCCCAATCGATCTGACGTGCGCGGGGCGTACCGATGCCGGCGTTCACGCGGTGGCCCAATACATCAGCGTGCCCGTAACGGACGCTGAGCTTGCGTATACGCGCCGTAGGTGGCTGAGGGCTATGGATGCCCTCCTGGGCAAAGATATCGCCATAAACGAGGTCTACAAGGCTCGTAAGGGCTTTTCTGCGCGCTTTGACGCGCGTTCTCGCACTTACACCTATCGCATTGCCGATCGTGATGCGCGGCCCGTGCTATCACGCGGGGCCGTGTGGTGGTATCGCTATCCCCTCGACGTCGATGCGATGGCGGCCGCCTGCCCCGCGCTTTTGGGCGAGCAGGACTTTAAGAGCTTTTGCAAGGTCGCCTCTGCCGTGGGCAAACCTACGCACCGCTGCGTAATGCGTGCCGAGTTTGGCCATGAGGCCGCCTTTGGCGAGGACATCCTCACGTTTACCATCGAGGGCAATGCGTTTTTGCATTCGATGGTGCGAACTATTGTGGGCACCCTTGTCGAGATTGGTATGCATCGCCGCGATCCCGAGTGGATGCGCGAGGTAATTGATGCCTGCGATCGCACCGCTGCTGGTCCTACGGCGCCTGCATGCGGTCTTACGTTTATGGGTGTGGACTACGACCCCGCTGAGCTTGCGGTCCTCGATTAG
- the rplQ gene encoding 50S ribosomal protein L17, producing MRHNVKKGLKLGTDASHTKAMKKSLAKALFENDRIKTTETRAKALRSVVDPIITWAKKGDLHSRRLAIAKLGDKQLVAEIFDKAAQGMWQDRNGGYTRIMKLGNRKGDNAPIVIMELVTEPCTPKAKKAAPAPKKAAAPKKVEAVEEAPAEETAE from the coding sequence ATGCGTCACAACGTTAAGAAGGGCCTGAAGCTCGGCACCGATGCGAGCCACACCAAGGCCATGAAGAAGAGCCTTGCTAAGGCCCTCTTCGAGAACGACCGCATCAAGACCACCGAGACCCGCGCTAAGGCGCTGCGTTCGGTCGTCGACCCGATCATCACCTGGGCCAAGAAGGGCGACCTGCACTCTCGTCGTCTGGCTATCGCCAAGCTCGGCGATAAGCAGCTCGTTGCCGAGATCTTCGACAAGGCTGCTCAGGGCATGTGGCAGGACCGCAACGGCGGTTACACCCGCATCATGAAGCTCGGTAACCGTAAGGGCGACAACGCTCCTATCGTTATCATGGAGCTCGTCACCGAGCCTTGCACGCCTAAGGCCAAGAAGGCTGCTCCGGCCCCCAAGAAGGCCGCTGCTCCCAAGAAGGTTGAGGCTGTCGAGGAGGCTCCTGCTGAGGAGACCGCTGAGTAG
- a CDS encoding DNA-directed RNA polymerase subunit alpha, producing MSEFIRPQVQVEEINETSARVSVEPLERGYGDTLGNSLRRVLLSSLEGAAVEAIQIDGAQHEFMTIPNMVEDVTDIVLNVKGLVFRALGTTDEATATISVDGPCEVTGADFFIPSEFELVNPEQHIATLTEGGHLTMSMRIGYGRGYVSGEANKRDNDPIGVINVDSLYSPVSRCAKLVEACRVGQHTDYDRLVLEIETNGSIAPRDAVVQAANIINQHMAAFMNLAETPEVEEEASIFAPEVTNDNAELDKQIEDLDLSVRSYNCLKRASIHSVRQLVEFSENDLLNIRNFGVKSIEEVKDKLESMGLSLKA from the coding sequence ATGTCAGAATTCATTAGGCCTCAGGTTCAGGTCGAAGAGATCAACGAGACCTCTGCTCGTGTCTCCGTCGAGCCGCTCGAGCGTGGCTACGGCGATACGCTGGGTAACTCGCTTCGTCGTGTTCTTCTGTCCTCGCTCGAGGGTGCCGCCGTCGAGGCCATTCAGATCGATGGTGCGCAGCACGAGTTCATGACCATCCCTAACATGGTCGAGGATGTCACCGACATCGTCCTGAATGTCAAGGGTCTTGTCTTCAGGGCTCTCGGCACGACCGACGAGGCGACCGCCACCATCTCGGTTGACGGCCCCTGCGAGGTCACCGGTGCGGACTTCTTTATTCCGTCCGAGTTTGAGCTGGTCAACCCCGAGCAGCACATTGCTACGCTCACCGAGGGTGGCCATCTCACCATGAGCATGCGCATCGGCTATGGTCGCGGCTATGTCTCTGGCGAGGCTAACAAGCGTGACAACGATCCCATCGGTGTGATCAACGTCGACTCGCTGTACTCGCCGGTGTCTCGTTGCGCCAAGCTCGTTGAGGCTTGCCGTGTCGGTCAGCATACCGACTACGACCGCCTTGTCCTCGAGATCGAGACCAACGGTTCCATCGCCCCGCGCGACGCCGTGGTCCAGGCTGCCAATATCATCAACCAGCATATGGCTGCCTTTATGAACCTTGCCGAGACCCCCGAGGTCGAGGAGGAGGCTTCGATCTTCGCTCCCGAGGTCACCAACGACAACGCCGAGCTGGACAAGCAGATCGAGGACCTGGACCTTTCCGTCCGTTCCTACAACTGCCTTAAGCGCGCCAGCATTCACTCGGTCCGTCAGCTCGTTGAGTTCTCGGAGAACGATCTGCTCAACATCCGTAACTTCGGTGTTAAGTCGATCGAGGAAGTGAAGGACAAGCTTGAGTCCATGGGCCTGAGCCTGAAGGCTTAA
- the rpsD gene encoding 30S ribosomal protein S4: MAIDRTPVLKRCRQLGIDPAELGYSSKKESIRQPKRRRKESEYGMQLREKQKVKFIYGVLEKQFHGYFNKARKMNGVTGENLMIILESRLDNVVFRLGFARTRKEARQSVRHGHFTVNGKRVDIPSYRVKAGDVVAVGEKFRDLLPIKEALISSERFEVPGWLEVDIEKLSGNVLALPTREQISGDINEQLIVELYSK; the protein is encoded by the coding sequence ATGGCAATCGACAGGACTCCTGTTCTTAAGCGCTGCCGTCAGCTCGGGATCGATCCCGCTGAGCTCGGTTACAGCAGCAAGAAGGAATCTATCCGTCAGCCCAAGCGCCGTCGCAAGGAATCTGAGTACGGCATGCAGCTGCGTGAGAAGCAGAAGGTCAAGTTCATCTATGGCGTTCTGGAGAAGCAGTTCCACGGCTACTTCAACAAGGCCCGTAAGATGAACGGCGTCACCGGTGAGAACCTCATGATCATCCTTGAGTCTCGCCTCGACAACGTCGTCTTCCGTCTTGGCTTCGCCCGCACCCGCAAAGAGGCTCGTCAGTCCGTCCGTCACGGTCACTTCACCGTGAACGGCAAGCGCGTGGACATCCCGTCCTACCGCGTCAAGGCCGGCGACGTCGTCGCTGTCGGCGAGAAGTTCCGTGACCTCCTCCCCATCAAGGAGGCCCTGATTTCCTCCGAGCGCTTTGAGGTCCCTGGCTGGCTCGAGGTCGATATCGAGAAGCTGTCTGGTAACGTGCTCGCTCTGCCGACGCGTGAGCAGATCAGCGGTGATATCAACGAGCAGCTCATCGTCGAGCTCTACTCTAAGTAG
- the rpsK gene encoding 30S ribosomal protein S11, translated as MATAKKNVRAARLKRADRKNISVGQAHIRSTFNNTIVSITDPQGNVISWKSAGQVGFKGSRKSTPFAAQMAAEAAAKQAMEHGMKKVSVFVKGPGSGRETAIRSLQAAGLEVSSIQDKTPIPHNGCRPKKRRRV; from the coding sequence ATGGCTACTGCTAAGAAGAACGTTCGCGCTGCCCGTCTGAAGCGCGCGGACCGTAAGAACATTTCCGTGGGCCAGGCTCACATTCGTTCTACGTTCAACAACACGATCGTTTCGATCACCGATCCCCAGGGCAACGTCATTTCCTGGAAGTCGGCTGGCCAGGTGGGCTTCAAGGGCTCCCGTAAGTCCACGCCGTTCGCTGCCCAGATGGCTGCCGAGGCTGCTGCCAAGCAGGCCATGGAGCACGGCATGAAGAAGGTTTCCGTCTTCGTCAAGGGCCCCGGCTCCGGTCGTGAGACCGCCATCCGCTCCCTCCAGGCTGCTGGCCTCGAGGTCTCGAGCATCCAGGACAAGACCCCCATTCCGCACAACGGCTGCCGCCCCAAGAAGCGTCGCCGCGTGTAA
- the rpsM gene encoding 30S ribosomal protein S13, translating to MARINGVDLPREKRVEIGLTYIYGIGRTTATKICVECNVNVDTRVKDLTEDEVNAIRDYIDKNQIMVEGDLRRERNQNVKRLMDIGCNRGLRHRKGLPVRGQRTHTNARTRKGPKRQIGAKKKK from the coding sequence TTGGCCCGTATTAATGGTGTCGACCTCCCGCGTGAGAAGCGCGTTGAGATCGGTCTGACCTACATTTACGGCATCGGCCGCACCACTGCGACGAAGATTTGCGTCGAGTGCAACGTTAACGTGGACACGCGCGTTAAGGACCTCACCGAGGATGAGGTTAACGCCATCCGCGATTATATCGATAAGAATCAGATCATGGTTGAGGGCGACCTCCGCCGTGAGCGCAACCAGAACGTCAAGCGCCTTATGGACATCGGCTGCAACCGCGGCCTTCGTCACCGCAAGGGCCTCCCGGTCCGCGGCCAGCGCACCCACACTAACGCTCGTACCCGCAAGGGCCCGAAGCGTCAGATCGGTGCTAAGAAGAAGAAATAA
- the rpmJ gene encoding 50S ribosomal protein L36, with translation MKVRPSVKKMCDKCKIIRRHGKVLVICENPRHKQRQG, from the coding sequence ATGAAGGTACGTCCTTCGGTCAAGAAGATGTGCGATAAGTGCAAAATCATTAGGCGCCATGGCAAGGTCCTCGTCATTTGCGAGAACCCCCGTCATAAGCAGCGTCAGGGTTAA
- the infA gene encoding translation initiation factor IF-1 — MKKEDAIELEGTVKEPLPNAMFKVELENGHSVLCNISGKIRMNYIRILPGDRVIVELSPYDLTRGRITYRYK; from the coding sequence GTGAAGAAGGAAGACGCAATTGAGCTCGAGGGTACGGTAAAGGAGCCGCTGCCCAACGCCATGTTTAAGGTCGAGCTCGAGAACGGTCATTCGGTTCTGTGCAACATTTCTGGCAAGATCCGAATGAATTACATCCGTATTCTCCCCGGTGACAGGGTTATCGTGGAGCTTTCCCCGTACGACCTGACCCGCGGTCGCATCACCTATCGCTATAAATAG
- the map gene encoding type I methionyl aminopeptidase, translated as MIKIKSATQIEQMKKAGALSKMALRHVGAMVRPGVSTFELDQLAEQIIRMHGGTPAFKGYGGFPGTICASINDAVVHGIPNPDMILRDGDIISIDTGAVVDGWVGDNAWTFFVGTPTPEAKALCEVTRDCLKAAIEQAVPGNHIGDVGYAVQSLAESHGYGVLRDYVGHGIGRVMHEDPNVPNYGKKGRGVRLQAGMVIAIEPMVTMGSNHVSTGSDGWIVTTNDHLPAAHYENTVAITNDGPVILTTDAQGAWCSLQGGEM; from the coding sequence ATGATCAAGATTAAGTCTGCAACGCAAATTGAGCAGATGAAGAAGGCAGGAGCGCTATCTAAGATGGCGCTCCGCCACGTTGGAGCCATGGTTCGCCCCGGCGTGTCGACCTTCGAGCTCGACCAGCTTGCCGAGCAGATTATCCGCATGCATGGCGGCACCCCTGCCTTTAAGGGTTACGGCGGGTTCCCCGGAACCATTTGCGCATCAATAAACGATGCCGTGGTCCACGGTATTCCCAACCCCGATATGATCCTGCGCGATGGCGATATCATCTCCATCGATACGGGAGCTGTCGTCGACGGTTGGGTCGGCGATAACGCTTGGACGTTTTTCGTCGGCACGCCCACGCCCGAGGCCAAGGCCCTGTGCGAGGTTACGCGCGATTGCCTAAAGGCTGCCATCGAGCAGGCTGTTCCCGGTAACCATATCGGGGACGTCGGGTATGCTGTTCAGTCCCTCGCCGAGTCTCACGGTTACGGCGTGCTTCGCGATTACGTGGGCCATGGCATTGGCCGCGTGATGCACGAGGACCCCAACGTTCCTAACTATGGAAAGAAGGGGAGGGGCGTTCGCCTCCAGGCTGGTATGGTCATCGCTATCGAGCCGATGGTAACGATGGGTTCCAATCATGTGAGCACGGGCTCCGATGGTTGGATCGTTACGACCAACGACCACCTGCCCGCCGCGCACTACGAGAACACCGTCGCCATTACCAATGACGGCCCGGTGATTCTTACCACGGATGCACAGGGCGCTTGGTGTTCCTTGCAAGGAGGCGAGATGTAG